A genome region from Clostridia bacterium includes the following:
- a CDS encoding metal ABC transporter permease, protein MSILSYRFMQDALLAGFMAGVACSLVGVFVVTMHLSFIGVSLSHAAFAGALFAAWMGFEPLAGAIIFSLAGAAAIGPLADRGEFNLDTPIGIIFSVTMGLAFLFMGLLPGPKTQALELLWGSILTVSTGDLRLLAIVAAMVVSLIILFFKEIQAVIFHREMAKAVGIPADVIFYSILFLTGATVTASLRSIGGLLIFNLILNPAAAAYQLTYSLKKMFFLAALFGVLSCWVGLAVSYCLDIPSGAAIVLTSALIFVLATIFSPKRKVKRWQEDEQLQEADTEC, encoded by the coding sequence ATGTCCATCCTGAGCTACAGGTTCATGCAAGATGCCCTTCTTGCCGGGTTCATGGCTGGGGTAGCCTGCTCCCTGGTGGGCGTTTTTGTGGTTACCATGCACCTTTCGTTTATCGGAGTTTCCCTTTCCCACGCTGCTTTTGCTGGGGCTCTCTTTGCCGCCTGGATGGGGTTTGAACCCCTGGCAGGAGCCATCATTTTCAGTCTGGCGGGGGCGGCTGCTATCGGGCCTCTGGCCGATAGGGGAGAGTTTAACCTGGACACCCCCATCGGCATCATCTTTTCCGTTACCATGGGGCTGGCCTTTCTGTTCATGGGCCTCTTGCCCGGCCCTAAAACCCAAGCTTTAGAGCTTCTCTGGGGCAGCATCCTTACGGTCAGCACGGGCGACCTCCGGCTGCTGGCAATCGTGGCTGCTATGGTCGTGAGTCTCATTATTCTCTTTTTTAAGGAGATCCAGGCAGTGATCTTTCACCGGGAAATGGCAAAGGCGGTGGGCATACCCGCTGATGTCATCTTTTACAGCATTCTCTTTCTGACCGGTGCCACTGTAACCGCTTCCCTGCGCAGTATCGGGGGTCTGTTAATCTTTAACCTGATCTTGAATCCGGCCGCTGCTGCTTACCAGCTCACTTACAGCTTGAAGAAAATGTTTTTCCTGGCAGCGCTGTTTGGCGTCCTTTCCTGCTGGGTTGGCCTTGCTGTTTCTTATTGCTTGGATATACCCAGCGGGGCAGCTATTGTCCTTACCTCGGCTCTTATTTTTGTCCTGGCTACTATATTTTCTCCCAAGCGAAAGGTGAAGCGGTGGCAAGAAGATGAACAACTACAGGAGGCTGACACGGAATGTTAA
- a CDS encoding formylmethanofuran dehydrogenase subunit E family protein, which yields MRLRKDEILDRIARDEIDPIQERVKVVFDNRRQSPLGFYHRGRYIPVQEVLDVTEAYPGYHHFLVLADQGIYNLVLVREAPGSPISPSHWILNFQVQGGIAQEQAPPSSRSDRSASYAGNWWQLGGMLVPADLLGLAYFHGHLCPDLALGYRAVKIAEKRLGFNRRQAFMQTVRVSPNSPAVDAVQYLTGCTIGKGNLIVEDGREQSYCFINPLGQICLVARQEALAKSLVMVDLEAKLCRDHIRETELYQYQFELNQLIERILQVPDGFLFKEKSSVINITSH from the coding sequence GTGCGTCTAAGGAAAGATGAAATCCTCGACAGGATTGCGCGAGATGAAATCGATCCCATCCAGGAGCGGGTCAAGGTGGTATTTGATAACCGCCGGCAGTCCCCTCTCGGCTTTTACCACCGCGGCCGGTACATTCCCGTGCAGGAGGTGCTCGACGTGACCGAGGCCTATCCTGGATACCATCATTTTCTGGTCTTGGCGGACCAGGGCATCTATAACCTAGTTTTGGTCAGGGAAGCGCCCGGAAGCCCCATATCTCCGTCGCACTGGATCCTCAACTTCCAGGTCCAGGGCGGGATAGCACAAGAGCAGGCACCTCCGAGCAGCAGATCAGATCGTTCTGCCAGCTATGCTGGGAACTGGTGGCAGCTGGGAGGGATGTTGGTACCGGCCGATCTTCTGGGCTTGGCCTATTTTCATGGACACTTATGCCCGGACTTAGCGCTGGGTTACCGGGCGGTTAAAATTGCCGAGAAAAGGCTGGGATTTAATCGCCGGCAGGCCTTTATGCAAACGGTTCGCGTATCGCCAAACTCCCCGGCCGTGGATGCTGTCCAGTATCTGACCGGCTGCACCATAGGCAAGGGAAACCTCATCGTTGAAGATGGCCGGGAGCAAAGCTACTGCTTCATCAATCCCCTGGGACAGATCTGCCTGGTGGCCCGTCAAGAGGCCCTTGCCAAGAGCCTGGTCATGGTAGACTTGGAAGCCAAGCTCTGCCGGGACCACATCCGGGAAACCGAGCTGTACCAGTATCAATTCGAACTCAACCAGCTGATCGAACGCATCTTGCAGGTTCCCGATGGTTTTCTATTTAAAGAAAAATCTTCAGTCATAAACATTACCTCGCACTAG
- a CDS encoding ABC transporter ATP-binding protein: protein MAPVLIKIKNAVVSYREDVALRGVSLEVEEGELVAIIGPNGAGKTTLLTLVNGLGHLLQGEVWVLGHNLARGCPTALRRQIGYVPQLPDIDPRLPVTAREAVMMGRYGRLGLLRRPGPSDGRVVDQLLELVGMAALADRPIGHLSGGEQQRVAIARALAQEPTILLLDEPTASLDRRAKEQILRLVQRIHRERKLTTLMVTHSLAGLDGLCHRVVLMKRGRIWSAGSPHLLLQEKLLKQLFDLPQPEDLVSGDGRGA from the coding sequence ATGGCGCCTGTACTTATAAAAATTAAAAACGCGGTTGTGTCCTATCGCGAAGACGTGGCGCTGCGGGGCGTATCGCTGGAGGTTGAAGAGGGGGAGCTGGTAGCCATCATCGGGCCCAATGGGGCAGGGAAGACAACCCTCCTGACCTTGGTAAACGGTCTAGGGCATTTGCTCCAGGGAGAGGTTTGGGTGCTGGGCCATAACTTAGCCCGAGGCTGCCCGACGGCCTTGCGCCGCCAGATCGGCTATGTGCCTCAGCTACCGGACATCGATCCTCGCCTGCCGGTGACGGCCAGGGAAGCGGTGATGATGGGGCGCTACGGTCGGCTAGGTCTTTTGCGCCGGCCTGGGCCGAGTGATGGGCGGGTGGTGGACCAGCTGCTGGAGCTAGTGGGGATGGCTGCCCTGGCCGACCGCCCCATCGGTCACCTCTCCGGTGGTGAGCAACAGCGGGTGGCCATTGCCCGGGCCCTGGCCCAGGAACCAACTATTCTCCTCTTGGACGAACCCACCGCGTCCCTGGACCGGCGGGCCAAGGAGCAGATATTGCGCCTGGTTCAACGTATACACAGGGAGCGGAAATTAACCACTCTGATGGTTACCCACTCCCTGGCGGGGCTGGATGGCCTGTGCCACCGGGTGGTGCTGATGAAAAGGGGGCGCATCTGGAGTGCGGGGTCGCCCCATTTGCTTCTCCAGGAAAAGCTATTGAAGCAGCTGTTTGATCTTCCGCAGCCAGAGGATTTGGTTAGCGGGGACGGAAGAGGAGCTTGA
- a CDS encoding methyltransferase domain-containing protein, whose translation MLTHREYFNSKAAIWDRLATPEDRAKLEVMVKWLNIAPGSAVLDVGCGTGILIPYLLAAVGPNGRVVAMDIAEAMLEQAKAKGFPANVELVCADVMAIPFPEATFDEVICNSAFPHFPDKLKALKQMARVTKPGGRVIICHPAARETINNLHRSLGGVVGGDQIPPRQEMVALLAAAGLGSLEVNEGPDYYLALGVKA comes from the coding sequence ATGTTAACTCACCGCGAGTATTTCAACAGCAAGGCGGCTATTTGGGACCGCCTGGCTACGCCGGAAGACCGGGCCAAACTTGAAGTAATGGTTAAGTGGTTAAATATTGCTCCAGGCAGTGCGGTGTTAGACGTGGGTTGCGGCACCGGGATTTTAATCCCCTATTTGCTGGCTGCCGTAGGTCCTAACGGCCGGGTGGTGGCCATGGATATAGCCGAAGCTATGCTGGAACAGGCAAAGGCCAAGGGCTTTCCCGCCAATGTGGAATTGGTTTGTGCCGACGTCATGGCGATTCCTTTTCCGGAGGCTACCTTTGACGAGGTGATCTGCAACTCGGCCTTTCCTCACTTTCCGGACAAGCTAAAGGCGCTGAAGCAGATGGCCCGGGTGACCAAACCGGGCGGACGGGTGATCATCTGTCATCCGGCGGCACGGGAAACAATTAATAATCTGCACCGGTCGCTGGGAGGCGTTGTGGGCGGCGACCAGATCCCTCCTCGGCAAGAAATGGTAGCCTTACTGGCGGCCGCGGGCCTAGGAAGTTTAGAGGTCAATGAGGGACCGGATTATTACCTGGCGTTAGGGGTTAAGGCCTGA
- a CDS encoding zinc ABC transporter substrate-binding protein, translating into MFFPSARGRLRLMAAAMVLFLFSLFVAAGCNSKQPASQLKVVTGTSLLMTAVQEVGQDRVEVKNIIPPASCPGHFDIKPSDVALLSQAQVFLMHDWQGQLFTKELVDSAHNPQLQVVPVSVNGNWMAPPVWQQALRAVADVLGAKDPTNREFYQGNAQKAADQAAKVAQEMEGRLRAAGVGKIKVLCSNQQEGFVRWAGFEVVGTYGRPEELTPQKVRELVDKGRHAGVKLVIDNLQSGPDAGAGIAKELGVPRVTISNFPGGLSGTEKWEQALKKNVELLLGALPK; encoded by the coding sequence ATGTTTTTCCCAAGCGCCAGGGGCCGCCTCCGCCTAATGGCAGCGGCTATGGTTTTGTTCCTCTTTTCGCTGTTTGTTGCTGCTGGATGCAATTCTAAACAACCGGCCAGCCAGCTTAAGGTGGTGACCGGGACCTCCCTTTTAATGACGGCCGTCCAGGAAGTAGGCCAGGACAGGGTGGAGGTAAAGAATATTATCCCGCCGGCCTCCTGCCCGGGCCATTTTGACATCAAACCATCAGACGTGGCCTTGCTCAGCCAGGCTCAGGTCTTCCTCATGCACGACTGGCAGGGCCAGCTTTTCACTAAAGAGCTAGTGGACTCGGCTCACAACCCCCAGCTTCAAGTGGTACCGGTGTCAGTAAACGGTAACTGGATGGCGCCGCCGGTATGGCAGCAAGCGCTGCGGGCGGTAGCTGATGTCCTGGGAGCGAAGGACCCGACCAACCGAGAATTTTACCAGGGCAATGCCCAAAAAGCTGCCGACCAGGCAGCCAAGGTAGCCCAGGAAATGGAGGGCCGCCTGCGGGCGGCGGGAGTAGGGAAGATTAAGGTGCTCTGCTCCAACCAGCAGGAAGGTTTTGTCCGCTGGGCTGGCTTTGAGGTTGTAGGTACTTATGGCCGGCCTGAGGAGCTCACCCCGCAGAAGGTGCGGGAGTTGGTAGATAAGGGCCGGCACGCAGGAGTGAAATTAGTCATTGATAACCTGCAGAGCGGACCAGATGCAGGGGCCGGCATTGCTAAGGAACTGGGAGTACCCAGGGTTACCATTTCCAACTTCCCCGGTGGCCTATCCGGGACAGAGAAATGGGAGCAAGCTCTAAAGAAAAACGTAGAGTTGCTGCTGGGAGCCCTTCCCAAGTAG